A single genomic interval of Vigna radiata var. radiata cultivar VC1973A unplaced genomic scaffold, Vradiata_ver6 scaffold_393, whole genome shotgun sequence harbors:
- the LOC106780535 gene encoding polyprenol reductase 2 isoform X2, translating to MFLQNQSMEELLVQFLRASWLAATLPIVIASFSIPSLSFLRRTLLGLAGRGKIMQSSSQKFTIPQRLFFHFYLVAFLWTTLLLVATWAYAYRMVPVVAEPFSYSTITSFLTGGSTIRTDSHKLRQGYAAWESVSLLLLMAFHVLRRLYETIHVFDYSPSARMHVIGYLTGLFFYIAAPLSLCGDCAVEVFNFVANLVTEFIVKGKNQMQVTELDIWQVLTPLIRLGWKHWIAVAVFLWGWIHQYHCHKILGSLRHSTDAEEYVIPHGDWFEIVSSPHYLSEIFCGRNWRIQPNNLVTLCFCGGKSVIRSCGNT from the exons ATGTTTCTGCAGAACCAATCAATGGAGGAGCTTCTCGTTCAATTTCTGAGAGCTTCATGGCTCGCTGCAACGTTACCAATCGTCATCGCGTCGTTTTCGATTCCCAGTCTAAGCTTCCTCCGCCGCACCTTGCTTGGCCTCGCCGGGCGAGGCAAAATCATGCAATCCTCCTCCCAA AAATTCACGATTCCTCAGAGGCTGTTTTTTCACTTCTATCTGGTGGCTTTTTTGTGGACCACGCTGCTGCTTGTCGCGACTTGGGCGTACGCGTACCGCATGGTTCCGGTTGTAGCGGAACCGTTTTCGTATTCTACTATCACCAGCTTCTTGACGGGTGGTTCCACCATAAGAACCGATTCTCATAAACTGAGGCAGGGGTATGCGGCGTGGGAATCGGTTTCACTTCTTTTGCTGATGGCATTTCACGTCCTCCGCCGACTCTATGAAACCATTCATGTCTTTGACTACAGCCCTTCTGCTCGCATGCACGTCATTGGTTATCTCACTGGATTgtt TTTCTACATAGCAGCACCACTATCGCTGTGTGGTGATTGTGCAGTTGAGGTGTTTAACTTCGTAGCAAATCTAGTGACCGAGTTCATTGTCAAGGGCAAGAATCAGATGCAAGTAACAGAGTTAGACATCTGGCAGGTTTTAACTCCTCTTATCAGGCTTGGGTGGAAGCATTGGATTGCTGTAGCTGTTTTCTTATGGGGTTGGATTCATCAATACCACTGCCATAAGATTCTT GGTTCTCTACGACATTCAACAGACGCAGAGGAATACGTAATTCCTCATGGTGATTGGTTTGAAATCGTCTCCTCTCCACATTATCTCTCTGAGATT TTTTGTGGTCGCAACTGGAGGATCCAACCTAACAATCTGGTTACTCTTTGCTTTTGTG gtGGCAAATCTGTCATTCGCAGCTGTGGAAACACATAA
- the LOC106780536 gene encoding NADP-dependent D-sorbitol-6-phosphate dehydrogenase — translation MAITLNNGFKMPIIGLGVWRMEGKAIKDIILNSIKIGYRHFDCAADYKNEAEVGEALKEAFDSGLVKREDLFITTKLWNSDHGHVLEACKDSLKKLQLTYLDLYLVHFPVAVRHTGVGNTSSPLNDDGVLDIDTTISLETTWHAMEDLVSSGLVRSIGISNYDIYLTRDCLAYSKIKPAVNQIETHPYFQRESLVKFCQKHGICVTAHTPLGGGAANTEWFGTVSCLDDQVFKGLAEKYKKTTAQIALRWGIQRNTVVIPKSSKLERLKENFQVFDFELSKEDLKLIGNLDKAYRTNQPAVFWGINLYA, via the exons atgGCAATTACGCTCAACAATGGCTTCAAGATGCCCATCATTGGACTGGGTGTGTGGCGCATGGAAGGAAAAGCAATCAAAGACATAATTCTCAATTCCATCAAAATTGGTTATCGCCATTTTGATTGTGCTG CTGACTACAAGAACGAAGCAGAAGTTGGAGAGGCGCTTAAGGAGGCTTTTGATAGTGGCCTTGTGAAGAGGGAGGACCTTTTCATTACCACAAAG CTTTGGAATTCCGATCATGGGCACGTTCTTGAGGCATGTAAAGACAGTCTCAAGAAGCTTCAGTTAACTTATCTAGACTTGTATCTTGTTCATTTTCCTGTTGCCGTAAGGCATACTG GTGTTGGTAATACTTCTAGTCCTTTGAATGATGATGGAGTCCTGGATATAGATACCACCATATCCCTGGAAACTACCTGGCATGCGATGGAGGATCTTGTTTCATCCGGCTTAGTTCGCAGCATAGGGATCAG CAACTATGATATCTATCTGACAAGAGATTGCTTAGCATATTCCAAGATAAAACCTGCTGTAAATCAGATTGAAACCCATCCATACTTCCAGCGTGAGTCTCTCGTCAAGTTTTGTCAGAAGCATGGGATTTGTGTCACTGCACACACTCCATTAGGAGGTGGTGCAGCAAATACTGAATGGTTTGGTACAGTTTCATGTTTGGATGACCAAGTTTTCAAA GGTCTGgctgaaaaatacaaaaagactACCGCCCAGATTGCTCTTCGCTGGGGCATTCAGAGGAACACTGTGGTCATTCCCAAATCGTCAAAACTGGAGAGGCTGAAAGAAAACTTTCAGGTGTTTGATTTCGAGTTGTCTAAAGAGGACCTGAAGCTCATTGGAAATCTAGATAAAGCATATCGAACTAATCAACCAGCTGTGTTTTGGGGTATAAATCTGTATGCATGA
- the LOC106780535 gene encoding polyprenol reductase 2 isoform X1: MFLQNQSMEELLVQFLRASWLAATLPIVIASFSIPSLSFLRRTLLGLAGRGKIMQSSSQKFTIPQRLFFHFYLVAFLWTTLLLVATWAYAYRMVPVVAEPFSYSTITSFLTGGSTIRTDSHKLRQGYAAWESVSLLLLMAFHVLRRLYETIHVFDYSPSARMHVIGYLTGLFFYIAAPLSLCGDCAVEVFNFVANLVTEFIVKGKNQMQVTELDIWQVLTPLIRLGWKHWIAVAVFLWGWIHQYHCHKILGSLRHSTDAEEYVIPHGDWFEIVSSPHYLSEIVIYASFVVATGGSNLTIWLLFAFVVANLSFAAVETHKWYRQKFKDYPSNRFAIIPFLL; the protein is encoded by the exons ATGTTTCTGCAGAACCAATCAATGGAGGAGCTTCTCGTTCAATTTCTGAGAGCTTCATGGCTCGCTGCAACGTTACCAATCGTCATCGCGTCGTTTTCGATTCCCAGTCTAAGCTTCCTCCGCCGCACCTTGCTTGGCCTCGCCGGGCGAGGCAAAATCATGCAATCCTCCTCCCAA AAATTCACGATTCCTCAGAGGCTGTTTTTTCACTTCTATCTGGTGGCTTTTTTGTGGACCACGCTGCTGCTTGTCGCGACTTGGGCGTACGCGTACCGCATGGTTCCGGTTGTAGCGGAACCGTTTTCGTATTCTACTATCACCAGCTTCTTGACGGGTGGTTCCACCATAAGAACCGATTCTCATAAACTGAGGCAGGGGTATGCGGCGTGGGAATCGGTTTCACTTCTTTTGCTGATGGCATTTCACGTCCTCCGCCGACTCTATGAAACCATTCATGTCTTTGACTACAGCCCTTCTGCTCGCATGCACGTCATTGGTTATCTCACTGGATTgtt TTTCTACATAGCAGCACCACTATCGCTGTGTGGTGATTGTGCAGTTGAGGTGTTTAACTTCGTAGCAAATCTAGTGACCGAGTTCATTGTCAAGGGCAAGAATCAGATGCAAGTAACAGAGTTAGACATCTGGCAGGTTTTAACTCCTCTTATCAGGCTTGGGTGGAAGCATTGGATTGCTGTAGCTGTTTTCTTATGGGGTTGGATTCATCAATACCACTGCCATAAGATTCTT GGTTCTCTACGACATTCAACAGACGCAGAGGAATACGTAATTCCTCATGGTGATTGGTTTGAAATCGTCTCCTCTCCACATTATCTCTCTGAGATT GTTATATATGCTAGTTTTGTGGTCGCAACTGGAGGATCCAACCTAACAATCTGGTTACTCTTTGCTTTTGTG gtGGCAAATCTGTCATTCGCAGCTGTGGAAACACATAAATGGTATCgtcaaaaatttaaagattatcCAAGTAATCGATTTGCTATAATTCCATTTCTTCTGTGA
- the LOC106780522 gene encoding uncharacterized protein LOC106780522: MAPPPGPYSGASTLALVARASAFSFGVVYGSIKLKYLKAKAKSHKKAQEKAHH; encoded by the exons ATGGCACCTCCTCCAGGACCTTATTCCGGTGCCAGCACCCTAGCTTTG GTCGCTAGAGCTTCAGCTTTCTCCTTCGGTGTTGTTTATGGAAGCATCAAGCTCAAGTACCTTAAG GCAAAAGCCAAGTCTCATAAAAAAGCTCAGGAGAAGGCTCATCACTGA
- the LOC106780540 gene encoding probable transcription factor PosF21 gives MGENEEATNDMMQRLHCSSSFLKQPLNMEQLSIPQFNPSQMRARHQHQFDGGNSNKRAGIPPSHPHQIPPISPYSQIPVTRQQQMGSHNISPTPSHTRSLSQPSFFSLDSLPPLSPSPFRDSSSTSVSEAADVSMEDRDVTSHSLLPPSPFARTLNTSTNSNLPLPPRKAHRRSNSDIPFGFSTVLQSSPPLIPLRGRENPVLAKPAQLVKRETPWDRGVDHSNVEGSGEKKSPEGEVVDDLFSAYMNLDSFDALNSSGTDDKNGTENRDDLDSRASGTKTNGGDSSDNEAESSVNESGDGAVRQGGSEKREGMKRSAGGEIAPTTRHYRSVSMDSFISKLNFGDESPKLPPSPGPKTGLISPAGGVDGNSSAFSLEFGNGEFSGPELKKIMANEKLAEIALTDPKRAKRILANRQSAARSKERKMRYISELEHKVQTLQTEATTLSAQLTLLQRDSAGLTNQNSELKFRLQSMEQQAKLRDALNEALTAEVQRLKLATAELSGDSHGSSCLIPQHSVNPLMFQQQQQAPTASQQNIHLQHQQQQQQHQNGNGNSNSDIKQ, from the exons ATGGGTGAAAATGAAGAAGCTACCAATGACATGATGCAGAGGCTTCACTGTTCTTCTTCGTTTCTGAAACAGCCGTTGAACATGGAGCAACTCAGCATCCCGCAGTTCAATCCCTCTCAAATGCGCGCCAGGCATCAGCATCAGTTCGACGGTGGGAACAGTAACAAGCGCGCGGGTATACCACCTTCCCACCCGCACCAGATCCCGCCCATTTCGCCCTACTCTCAGATCCCGGTGACGCGTCAGCAGCAAATGGGGTCGCACAACATTTCCCCTACACCCTCCCACACGCGATCACTCTCGCAACCTTCCTTTTTCTCCCTCGATTCCCTCCCTCCCCTCAGCCCTTCCCCCTTCCGAGACTCCTCCTCTACGTCTGTCTCAGAAGCTGCTGACGTCTCCATGGAAGACCGTGACGTCACTTCTCATTCTCTCTTGCCACCCTCACCTTTCGCCAGAACACTCAACACCTCAACCAACAGCAATTTACCTTTACCCCCTCGCAAAGCTCATAGGCGCTCTAACAGTGATATTCCGTTTGGGTTTTCCACCGTTTTGCAATCTTCGCCACCGCTTATTCCTCTCCGGGGCAGAGAAAACCCCGTTTTGGCGAAACCTGCTCAATTGGTCAAAAGAGAAACACCGTGGGACAGGGGTGTTGACCACAGTAATGTAGAGGGATCTGGGGAGAAGAAATCCCCGGAAGGGGAAGTTGTGGATGATCTTTTCTCTGCTTACATGAATTTAGATAGCTTTGATGCGTTGAACTCTTCTGGAACCGATGACAAGAACGGGACTGAAAATCGTGATGATTTGGATAGTAGAGCGAGTGGGACCAAGACTAATGGTGGTGACAGCAGTGATAATGAAGCTGAGAGTAGTGTTAATGAGAGTGGGGATGGTGCGGTGAGGCAGGGAGGGAGTGAGAAGAGGGAAGGGATGAAGAGGAGTGCGGGTGGGGAGATTGCACCCACCACCAGGCACTATAGGAGTGTGTCCATGGATAGTTTCATTTCGAAGTTGAACTTTGGTGATGAGTCGCCGAAGCTGCCACCGTCGCCGGGGCCGAAAACTGGTTTGATTTCGCCTGCTGGTGGAGTTGATGGCAATTCATCGGCCTTCAGCTTGGAGTTTGGAAATGGGGAGTTTAGTGGACCtgaattgaagaaaattatgGCCAATGAAAAACTTGCTGAGATTGCCCTGACCGATCCAAAGCGTGCAAAAAG GATTTTGGCCAACCGACAATCGGCTGCACGATCCAAAGAGCGGAAGATGCGGTACATATCAGAGCTAGAACATAAGGTTCAGACACTTCAGACGGAAGCCACCACACTATCTGCACAACTTACTCTTTTACAG AGAGATTCTGCCGGACTCACTAACCAGAATAGCGAGTTGAAGTTTCGCCTTCAATCCATGGAACAACAAGCAAAGCTCCGAGATG CTCTAAATGAGGCGCTTACTGCTGAGGTTCAAAGACTAAAGCTTGCTACAGCTGAACTGAGTGGGGATTCACATGGTTCCAGCTGTTTGATTCCTCAGCATTCTGTCAACCCTCTGATGTTTCAGCAACAGCAGCAGGCTCCCACTGCATCCCAACAAAACATTCATCTTCAACATCAACAGCAACAGCAGCAGCACCAGAATGGTAATGGCAACTCCAATTCCGACATAAAACAATAG
- the LOC106780518 gene encoding epimerase family protein SDR39U1 homolog, chloroplastic, translating to MEMCGATALTWSHTISPSLHLPRSLSTRETRSFRVWCVTNQDPKGSKMIISVTGATGFIGRRLVQRLHADNHSVHVLTRSKSKAETIFPAKDFPGIKIAQEPEWKDSIQGSTGVVNLAGLPISTRWSPEIKKEIKQSRIRVTSKVVELINSAPDEIRPKVLVSATAVGYYGTNETQVFDEQSPSGNDYLAEVCREWESTALKVNGDVRLTLIRIGVVLGKDGGALAKMIPLFNLFAGGPLGSGKQWFSWIHLDDIVNLIYEALSNPSYKGVINGTAPNPVRLAELCDQLGHVLARPSWLPVPDFALKAVLGEGASVVLEGQKVLPTQAKKLGFTFKYSYVKDALKAILS from the exons ATGGAAATGTGTGGAGCGACTGCTTTGACATGGTCTCACACAATCTCTCCGTCGCTTCATCTTCCTCGATCTCTCTCT ACCAGAGAGACCAGGAGCTTTAGGGTTTGGTGCGTCACCAATCAAGATCCCAAG GGAAGTAAAATGATCATATCTGTAACCGGAGCAACGGGTTTTATTGGTAGAAGGTTGGTGCAAAGACTGCATGCAG ACAATCACAGTGTTCACGTCTTGACGCGATCTAAATCTAAAGCAGAAACAATTTTTCCGG CAAAAGATTTTCCAGGAATCAAAATTGCACAAGAGCCAGAATGGAAAGATAGCATTCAGGGCTCAACGGGGGTTGTGAATTTGGCTGGACTGCCCATAAGTACCCGATGGTCTCCTGAG ATAAAGAAGGAAATCAAGCAGAGCAGGATTAGAGTGACTTCAAAG GTTGTAGAATTGATAAACAGTGCACCAGATGAAATTCGACCTAAAGTTCTAGTTAGTGCAACAGCTGTTGGTTATTATG GTACCAATGAGACACAAGTCTTTGATGAACAAAGTCCATCAGGAAATGATTATTTGGCCGAG GTTTGTAGGGAGTGGGAATCAACAGCCCTAAAGGTAAACGGAGATGTTAGACTGACTCTAATTCGCATTGGTGTTGTTCTTGGTAAAGATGGTGGAGCACTAG CTAAAATGATACCTCTCTTCAATTTGTTTGCTGGTGGACCTCTCGGTTCTGGAAAACAATG GTTCTCTTGGATTCACTTGGATGACATTGTCAATTTGATATATGAAGCGCTATCAAATCCATCTTACAAAG GTGTTATCAATGGAACTGCACCGAATCCTGTGCGATTGGCAGAATTGTGTGATCAGCTGGGACATGTATTGGCTCGTCCCTCATGGCTGCCGGTACCGGATTTTGCACTCAAGGCTGTCCTTggagaaggtgcttctgtg GTTTTAGAAGGGCAGAAAGTGCTTCCTACTCAAGCTAAGAAGTTGGGTTTCACCTTCAAATATTCTTACGTCAAGGATGCCCTTAAAGCAATTCTTTCTTGA
- the LOC106780537 gene encoding V-type proton ATPase 16 kDa proteolipid subunit, which yields MASFSGDETAPFFGFLGAAAALVFSCMGAAYGTAKSGVGVASMGVMRPELVMKSIVPVVMAGVLGIYGLIIAVIISTGINPKAKSYYLFDGYAHLSSGLACGLAGLSAGMAIGIVGDAGVRANAQQPKLFVGMILILIFAEALALYGLIVGIILSSRAGQSRAD from the exons ATGGCTTCCTTCAGTGGCGATGAGACGGCACCGTTTTTCGGCTTCCTTGGGGCCGCAGCTGCACTCGTCTTCTCCT GTATGGGAGCTGCCTATGGCACAGCAAAGAGTGGTGTGGGCGTGGCTTCGATGGGTGTGATGAGACCGGAGCTGGTGATGAAGTCTATTGTTCCTGTTGTTATGGCTGGAGTTTTGGGTATTTATGGTCTTATTATTGCTGTCATCATCAGTACTGGCATTAATCCCAAGGCCAAATCTTATTACCTCTTTGATGGTTATGCACATCTCTCCTCTGGTCTTGCCTGTGGGCTGGCTGGGCTCTCTGCTGGCATGGCTATTGGTATTGTTGGTGATGCTGGTGTTAG AGCCAATGCACAGCAGCCAAAGCTTTTCGTTGGAATGATTCTCATCCTCATCTTTGCCGAAGCTCTTGCCCTGTATGGTCTCATTGTTGGTATCATCCTGTCTTCTCGTGCCGGTCAGTCTAGAGCTGATTAA